One genomic segment of Theobroma cacao cultivar B97-61/B2 chromosome 6, Criollo_cocoa_genome_V2, whole genome shotgun sequence includes these proteins:
- the LOC18595347 gene encoding F-box/LRR-repeat protein 13: protein MGGACSRKRDQLDNEDGLHRGVSGRYCKSGSSKWLTTTFTRPVVESQRGKGKCPSLMELCTYKIREDIDNYGSFSMLPRDLSQQIFNELVNSQCLTDVSLKAFRDCALQDLYLGEYPGVNDNWMDVISSQGSSLLSLDLSASDISDSGLIYLKDCANLQALNLNYCDQISDRGLQHISGLSDLTSLSFRRNSGITAQGMTAFSSLVNLLKLDLEKCPGIHGGLVHIKGLTKLECLNIKWCNCITDADMKPLSGLTNLKSLQISCSKVTDFGITYLKGLQKLSILNLEGCPVTASCLDSLSALASLLYLNLSRCNLSDDGCEKFSQLGNLKVVNLGFNDISDSCLVHLKGLTNLESLNLDSCRIGDDGLVHLTGLQRLKCLELSDTEVGSNGLRHLSGLGNLESINLSFTIVTDGGLRKLSGLSSLKSLNLDARQITDAGLAALTSLTGLTHLDLFGARITDSGTNYLRNFKNLRSLEICGGGLTDAGVKNIKDLSSLSLLNLSQNCNLTDKTLEMISGLTGLVSLNVSNSRITSAGLRHLKPLKNLRSLTLESCKVTANDIRKLQSADLPNLVNFRPE, encoded by the exons ATGGGGGGAGCTTGTTCTAGGAAAAGAGACCAATTGGACAATGAAGATGGTTTACATAGAGGGGTTTCTGGAAGATATTGCAAAAGTGGGAGTTCAAAGTGGTTGACAACAACTTTTACTAGACCTGTTGTAGAAAGTCAAaggggaaaaggaaaatgccCATCACTTATGGAATTGTGCACTTATAAAATACGGGAG GATATAGATAATTATGGTTCATTTTCTATGCTCCCAAGAGATCTAAGTCAGCAGATCTTTAATGAACTAGTGAATTCCCAATGTCTGACTGATGTTTCTCTTAAAGCTTTTCGAGATTGTGCCCTTCAG GACCTTTACCTGGGAGAATACCCTGGGGTTAATGACAATTGGATGGACGTCATTTCTTCGCAAGGATCATCGTTACTTTCGCTGGACCTCTCTGCTTCTGATATCTCAGATTCTGGGTTGATATATCTCAAAGATTGTGCAAACCTTCAAGCCTTAAATCTAAATTACTGTGACCAGATTTCTGACCGTGGGCTACAACACATCAGTG gTCTCTCAGACTTGACTAGTCTGAGTTTTAGGAGAAACAGTGGGATTACTGCACAAGGAATGACTGCCTTCTCTAGCCTGGTAAACTTGTTGAAGCTGGACCTGGAGAAATGTCCTGGGATTCATGGGGGGCTTGTTCATATTAAAG GTTTGACAAAGTTAGAGTGTCTTAATATTAAATGGTGTAATTGCATAACAGATGCTGATATGAAGCCTCTCTCAG GGCTTACAAACTTGAAAAGCTTGCAGATTTCCTGCAGCAAGGTCACAGATTTTGGCATTACTTATTTAAAAG GTCTGCAAAAGCTTTCTATTTTGAACTTGGAGGGCTGCCCAGTTACAGCTTCATGTTTGGATTCTCTTTCAG CTCTTGCATCTCTGTTATATTTGAATCTTAGCAGATGCAATTTATCTGATGATGGATGTGAGAAGTTCTCCC AGCTTGGTAATCTGAAGGTAGTAAATTTGGGTTTCAATGACATCAGTGATTCATGTTTGGTACACCTGAAAG GTTTGACAAATTTGGAGAGCTTGAACTTAGATTCATGTAGAATTGGTGATGACGGGTTGGTTCACTTGACAG GTCTTCAACGTTTGAAATGTTTGGAGTTGTCTGATACTGAAGTTGGAAGCAATGGCCTTCGCCATCTTTCTG GTTTGGGAAACCTGGAGAGTATAAACCTGTCATTTACCATAGTTACTGATGGTGGTTTAAGAAAACTGTCTGGATTGTCATCTCTTAAATCACTTAACCTGGATGCTCGTCAAATCACTGATGCTGGACTTGCAGCTCTTACAA GTTTGACTGGACTGACTCATCTTGATCTTTTTGGAGCTCGTATCACTGATTCTGGGACAAATTATTTGCGAA ACTTCAAGAACTTGCGCTCCTTGGAAATATGTGGTGGAGGATTGACTGATGCTGGTGTGAAGAATATTAAAGATCTTTCATCCCTGTCACTGCTAAATTTGTCACAGAACTGTAACCTAACGGATAAAACATTGGAGATGATCTCTG GGTTGACAGGATTGGTGTCTTTGAACGTTTCAAATTCTCGTATAACAAGTGCAGGGTTGCGACATTTAAAGCCACTGAAGAATTTAAGATCTCTGACCCTGGAGTCTTGCAAGGTCACAGCAAATGACATCAGGAAGCTTCAGTCAGCTGACCTCCCTAATCTGGTGAACTTCCGCCCCGAGTAA